From Pseudonocardia autotrophica, one genomic window encodes:
- a CDS encoding type 2 periplasmic-binding domain-containing protein, whose amino-acid sequence MVRRGRHLIGGAVIAAAVLLLGACGVTNTQQARSGTDDGGPFYTADDEITLYVPFAAGDTSDRFSRLFAEHFTAELEGNPSIVIQNVPGGAQKEGMNAYERSEHNGLNMAMSSGGLISSSHFDPEGIQFDLAGYQPVVAFGGGMILYGPGDTGPLDQLATSDRPVFYGGMELNASEAVRVFALEQLGLPRFEPLMGYDGGGAITTAVMRGELTLGNSTSSHYAQNVVPLAEQGEITPHMVQGYVRDGEVVRDPAFPDLPTMPEAYAMLTGQEPSGTGWEAYTAITATQTNLLRTYWMHGDAPEAARTAAADAAAAVAADPAFLEEAATLLAADPEPLVGAELEASVGQIQDLSPETVQWVEDYLDSRR is encoded by the coding sequence AGCAGGCCCGATCCGGCACCGATGACGGCGGCCCGTTCTACACGGCCGACGACGAGATCACGCTGTACGTCCCGTTCGCCGCCGGCGACACCTCCGACCGGTTCAGCCGGTTGTTCGCCGAGCACTTCACGGCGGAGCTGGAGGGGAACCCCTCGATCGTCATCCAGAACGTTCCCGGTGGTGCTCAGAAGGAGGGCATGAACGCCTACGAGCGTTCCGAGCACAACGGGCTGAACATGGCGATGAGCAGCGGCGGGCTGATCAGCTCGTCGCACTTCGACCCGGAGGGCATCCAGTTCGACCTCGCCGGCTACCAGCCGGTGGTGGCCTTCGGCGGCGGCATGATCCTCTACGGGCCGGGTGACACCGGACCGCTCGACCAGCTGGCGACGTCCGACCGGCCGGTCTTCTACGGCGGGATGGAGCTCAACGCCTCCGAGGCGGTGCGGGTGTTCGCACTGGAGCAGCTGGGTCTGCCCCGGTTCGAGCCGCTGATGGGCTACGACGGCGGCGGCGCCATCACCACCGCGGTGATGCGCGGGGAGCTCACCCTCGGCAACTCGACGTCCTCGCACTACGCGCAGAACGTCGTCCCGCTCGCCGAACAGGGCGAGATCACCCCGCACATGGTGCAGGGATACGTGCGGGACGGCGAGGTCGTGCGCGATCCGGCGTTCCCCGACCTGCCCACGATGCCCGAGGCCTACGCCATGCTGACCGGCCAGGAGCCGAGCGGCACCGGCTGGGAGGCCTACACCGCGATCACCGCGACCCAGACCAACCTGTTGCGGACCTACTGGATGCACGGCGACGCACCGGAGGCCGCACGGACCGCGGCCGCCGACGCCGCCGCCGCGGTGGCCGCCGATCCGGCCTTCCTGGAGGAGGCCGCGACATTGCTCGCTGCCGACCCGGAGCCACTCGTCGGTGCCGAGCTGGAGGCCTCGGTCGGCCAGATCCAGGACCTCTCCCCCGAGACCGTGCAGTGGGTCGAGGATTACCTGGACTCCAGGCGGTAG